In Cicer arietinum cultivar CDC Frontier isolate Library 1 chromosome 7, Cicar.CDCFrontier_v2.0, whole genome shotgun sequence, a single window of DNA contains:
- the LOC101508394 gene encoding peroxisome biogenesis protein 19-2-like, with amino-acid sequence MADHSDELDQLLDSALDDFQTLNLNSSLPRSVEPNGNKEESPSLPSGVQGLGMGLPDLRTKKKGKQKVSKDTTHASEALNKLREQTKEAVKGLEFIPPPGVGVGDDFGKDAMMEDWVKQFEDLAGSQDMESIMETMMQQLLSKEILHEPMKEIGERYPKWLEEHKASLSKEDYDRYSHQYELIRNLNEVYEKDPSNFNKIVELMQKMQECGQPPNDIVQELAPDFDLASLGQLSSERLESQPNCCIM; translated from the exons ATGGCCGACCACTCCGACGAACTCGACCAACTCCTCGACA GTGCTTTGGATGATTTCCAAACCCTCAACCTAAATTCCTCCCTTCCAAG AAGCGTGGAACCAAATGGTAACAAAGAGGAGAGTCCTTCTCTACCATCAGGGGTTCAAGGATTGGGGATGGGGCTACCCGATTTGAGAACAAAGAAAAAGGGGAAACAGAAGGTTTCCAAAGATACTACTCATGCCTCCGAGGCTCTCAACAAACTCAGGGAGCAGACTAAAGAGGCCGTTAAAGGCCTCGAATTCATCCCCCCACCCGGTGTCGGTGTCGGTGATGATTTCGGTAAAGATGCCATGATGGAGGATTGGGTCAAACAGTTTGAAGACCTTGCTGGCTCTCAG GACATGGAATCTATTATGGAGACCATGATGCAACAACTTCTGTCCAAGGAGATACTTCACGAACCAATGAAGGAAATAGGAGAAAGATATCCTAAGTGGTTGGAAGAGCACAAAGCTAGCTTAAGCAAAGAAGATTATGACCGGTATTCACACCAATACGAACTCATACGGAATCTGAATGAAGTTTATGAAAAAGATCCTAGTAACTTCAACAAGATTGTTGAGCTCATGCAGAAAATGCAAGAATGTGGACAACCTCCAAATGATATTGTCCAGGAGCTTGCTCCCGATTTCGATTTAGCCAGCCTTGGCCAGTT ATCTTCAGAAAGGCTTGAGTCTCAGCCAAATTGTTGTATAATGTGA